One Cygnus atratus isolate AKBS03 ecotype Queensland, Australia chromosome 21, CAtr_DNAZoo_HiC_assembly, whole genome shotgun sequence genomic region harbors:
- the LOC118253380 gene encoding F-box only protein 6-like, translating into MATICELPEDVLVELLSLLPARDLIHGCRLVCSQWRYVVDLTTLWKRKCQREGFYVQALDRSISDWKIFYMLCYLKRNLIKNPRAEESFKHWKLDKNEGDRWKIEDLPGPLGSDIPDPEVHKYFVTSFGPCFKSQLITLKKEGYWNELMDEKRPEIIVKDWYAARFDCGCCYELKVRLLSEDYIVLAEFHPEPVVIEQWSDATWREMSHTFSNYPAGVRYIWFQHGGQDTQYWAGWYGIRVTNSSITIGPQTSS; encoded by the exons ATGGCGACCATCTGCGAGCTCCCCGAGGACGTCCTGGTGGAGCTGCTTTCGCTGCTCCCAGCCCGGGACCTGATCCATGGCTGCAGGCTGGTCTGCTCGCAGTGGCGGTACGTGGTGGACCTGACCACCCTGTGGAAACGCAAGTGCCAGCGCGAAGGGTTCTACGTTCAGGCTTTGGACAGAAGCATCTCCGACTGGAAGATCTTCTATATGCTGTGCTATCTGAAGAGAAACTTAATCAAAAATCCCCGTGCTGAAG agagCTTTAAGCACTGGAAACTTGATAAGAATGAGGGAGATAGATGGAAGATCGAGGATCTGCCTGGACCTCTTGGAAGCGATATACCAGACCCAGAAGTACACAAATACTTTGTCACTTCATTTGG gCCATGCTTTAAGTCTCAACTTATTACCCTGAAGAAGGAAGGATACTGGAATGAGCTGATGGATGAGAAACGGCCTGAAATCATAGTCAAGGACTG GTACGCTGCCAGATTTGACTGTGGGTGTTGTTATGAACTTAAAGTGAGGCTGCTTTCGGAAGACTACATTGTGCTTGCGGAGTTCCATCCTGAGCCAGTGGTTATAGAGCAGTGGAGCGATGCAACGTGGAGAGAG aTGTCTCACACCTTCAGCAATTATCCAGCTGGAGTTCGTTACATCTGGTTTCAACATGGAGGCCAAGACACTCAATACTGGGCAGGA
- the LOC118253381 gene encoding F-box only protein 2-like, which yields MESLPEAVLIRILASIPAVDLVLACRLVCCQWKNLVDGAALWILKCQQEGLTGTESEENAENWQNFYFLSKKRRNLIKNPCGEEDLQHWGEVHNGGDGWKIEELPGDFGKEFPSEGVHKYFVTSYEWCRKSQVIDLRAEGYWEELMDTTQPKVVVKDWYAGRSDAGCLYELYVKLLSENEDVLAEYKTETIAIPQDNDANWTEISHTFSNYGPGVRFVCFEHGGQDTLFWKGWYGVRVTNSSVTVEP from the exons ATGGAGTCCCTCCCTGAAGCAGTCCTGATCAGAATACTGGCTTCCATACCTGCAGTGGACTTGGTGTTGGCATGCCGCCTGGTCTGTTGCCAGTGGAAGAACCTGGTCGATGGAGCTGCTCTCTGGATCCTGAAGTGTCAGCAGGAAGGCCTCACTGGAACAGAGTCAGAGGAGAATGCAGAGAATTGGCAAAACTTCTACTTCCTGAGTAAGAAAAGGAGGAATCTCATCAAAAACCCATGTGGTGAAG AAGACTTGCAGCACTGGGGAGAAGTGCATAATGGAGGTGATGGCTGGAAAATTGAAGAGCTCCCTGGAGACTTTGGAAAAGAATTCCCTAGTGAAGGAGTTCATAAATACTTTGTTACATCTTATGA GTGGTGTCGGAAGTCTCAGGTCATTGACCTTAGAGCTGAGGGCTACTGGGAAGAGCTGATGGATACAACCCAGCCTAAAGTTGTGGTGAAAGACTG GTACGCAGGACGCAGTGATGCTGGCTGCCTTTACGAGCTCTATGTGAAGCTGCTCTCAGAGAACGAGGATGTGCTGGCTGAGTACAAGACTGAGACTATTGCCATCCCACAGGACAATGATGCCAACTGGACTGAG ATCTCCCACACCTTTTCCAACTATGGTCCTGGGGTCCGCTTTGTCTGCTTTGAGCACGGTGGCCAGGACACGCTGTTCTGGAAGGGATGGTATGGTGTGCGTGTTACCAACAGCAGCGTCACGGTGGAACCATAG